The Kozakia baliensis genome includes a region encoding these proteins:
- a CDS encoding LLM class flavin-dependent oxidoreductase, translating to MNPFSVLDLSLITEGGSPSTAFANSRDLIQHAEKLGFNRYWVAEHHAMPGIASAATSVLIGHLASVTHTIRVGAGGIMLPNHAPLVIAEQFGTLEALYPGRIDLGLGRAPGSDPITARALRRRAESADQFPQDVLELMHYFEPPVPGQAVVATPGAGAEVPIWLLGSSLYSAHLAAQLGLPFAFASHFAPHQMEEAIALYRSQFRPSEHLAQPYVMLVANIIAADTSAQAQRLLTSLQMYFVALRRGRPRAFPAPVAPESLEWSPAESGILQSTLSCTFAGDVSAVGADIRSFLNRHQPDELLIAAPIFDHAARRHSLELAVKAREVL from the coding sequence ATGAATCCTTTCTCGGTTCTCGACCTCTCCCTGATTACCGAAGGCGGTAGCCCCAGCACGGCTTTCGCTAATTCCCGCGATCTGATCCAACATGCGGAAAAACTGGGCTTCAACCGCTATTGGGTGGCGGAACACCATGCCATGCCGGGGATCGCCTCGGCGGCGACGTCGGTTCTGATCGGCCATCTGGCCAGCGTCACCCACACGATCCGCGTCGGAGCGGGCGGCATCATGCTGCCCAACCATGCGCCGTTAGTCATTGCCGAACAGTTCGGAACGCTGGAAGCGCTCTACCCCGGGCGGATCGATCTCGGCCTCGGCCGCGCGCCCGGTTCCGACCCCATCACCGCGCGCGCATTACGCCGAAGAGCGGAAAGCGCGGACCAGTTCCCACAAGATGTGCTGGAACTCATGCATTATTTCGAGCCGCCCGTGCCAGGGCAGGCCGTGGTCGCCACACCCGGCGCGGGGGCCGAAGTGCCGATCTGGTTGCTCGGCTCCTCTCTTTATTCGGCGCACCTCGCCGCTCAATTGGGCCTGCCCTTCGCCTTTGCCTCGCATTTCGCGCCGCACCAAATGGAAGAGGCCATTGCGCTTTATCGCAGCCAGTTTCGCCCTTCCGAACATCTGGCCCAGCCTTATGTCATGCTGGTCGCCAATATCATCGCGGCGGATACGTCTGCGCAGGCTCAACGACTTCTGACATCCCTGCAAATGTATTTCGTAGCGCTCCGACGCGGTCGGCCACGGGCATTTCCGGCTCCTGTCGCCCCGGAAAGCCTGGAATGGTCCCCAGCAGAAAGCGGCATCCTACAATCCACGCTTTCCTGCACATTCGCCGGCGATGTCTCGGCCGTCGGCGCGGATATACGGTCTTTCCTCAATCGCCATCAGCCGGACGAACTCCTCATCGCCGCGCCCATTTTCGATCATGCCGCGCGCCGTCATTCCTTGGAGTTGGCCGTAAAAGCACGCGAGGTCTTATAA
- a CDS encoding chloride channel protein — protein MRASTALRQSNRIQHLRRSARVTTGQWRRTLTYWLGAILVGVVAVSFAEAADWAARARGRLVHWNPYVMLVIIPAGLALSTWLTRRFFKGAQGSGIPQTIATLHIADFRLIDRVLSTKIAFAKIVLTTFGLLVGASIGREGPTVQVGASVMHAFSRLLGTSNVTARRGAILAGGAAGVSAAFNTPLAGVVFAIEELSHSFEQRTSGTMLTGVVLSGVTAIALVGNYTYFGHTDVDVPIGTAWIAVLTCGIVGGVTGGSFSAILIRASKGIPGAVGRFIAQRPVAFAACCGLALAILGLISHGASYGTGYAQARAIIDGSEHYPASFFILKFLATIISYCSGIPGGLFAPSLSIGAGIGGWIEQYLPHTTPGAVVLLGMVAYFSAVVQAPLTATVIVMEMCDNQQVTLALMATSFLAFGVSRMICSHALYGALADRFMEATQKASPPPFTKTTPTAPATETLLAREETKS, from the coding sequence ATGCGCGCCAGCACCGCCTTGCGTCAAAGTAACCGCATTCAGCACCTTCGGCGCTCCGCGCGCGTGACCACGGGGCAATGGCGACGCACGCTTACCTACTGGCTCGGCGCGATCCTGGTCGGCGTGGTGGCCGTCAGCTTCGCCGAAGCGGCGGATTGGGCGGCGCGCGCTCGCGGACGGCTTGTGCACTGGAATCCTTACGTCATGCTGGTGATCATTCCGGCAGGACTCGCCCTTTCCACATGGCTCACGCGTCGCTTCTTCAAAGGCGCGCAGGGAAGTGGCATCCCTCAAACGATCGCAACCCTTCATATCGCCGATTTCCGCCTGATCGACCGGGTGCTCTCCACCAAGATCGCCTTCGCCAAGATTGTCCTCACAACGTTCGGGCTGCTCGTCGGCGCGTCCATCGGGCGTGAAGGTCCGACGGTGCAGGTCGGCGCTTCGGTCATGCACGCCTTTTCCCGTTTGCTCGGCACCTCCAACGTCACCGCGCGGCGTGGCGCGATCCTGGCGGGCGGCGCGGCAGGCGTTTCCGCCGCTTTCAACACGCCGCTAGCCGGTGTGGTGTTTGCTATCGAGGAATTGTCTCATTCCTTCGAGCAGCGCACATCGGGCACCATGCTGACCGGCGTAGTGCTTTCCGGTGTGACGGCCATCGCGCTCGTCGGCAACTACACCTATTTCGGGCATACCGATGTGGACGTGCCGATCGGCACCGCATGGATCGCCGTGCTGACCTGTGGCATCGTCGGCGGGGTTACGGGCGGTTCGTTCTCCGCCATCCTCATCCGCGCTTCCAAGGGTATTCCCGGTGCGGTAGGCCGCTTCATCGCGCAGCGGCCCGTCGCCTTCGCCGCTTGCTGCGGCTTGGCCCTCGCCATCCTCGGCCTGATCTCGCACGGCGCAAGCTATGGTACGGGATATGCACAGGCCCGGGCCATCATCGACGGCAGCGAGCATTATCCCGCCTCGTTCTTCATCCTGAAATTCCTAGCGACGATCATCTCCTATTGCTCCGGCATACCGGGGGGTCTGTTCGCGCCATCATTGTCAATCGGCGCGGGAATCGGCGGTTGGATCGAGCAATATCTGCCGCACACCACGCCCGGCGCGGTCGTGCTATTGGGAATGGTGGCGTATTTCTCCGCCGTCGTGCAGGCGCCCCTGACGGCGACGGTGATCGTCATGGAAATGTGCGACAACCAGCAGGTGACTCTCGCGCTGATGGCGACTTCCTTCCTGGCTTTCGGCGTCTCGCGCATGATCTGCTCGCACGCGCTTTATGGCGCGCTCGCGGATCGCTTTATGGAGGCGACCCAAAAAGCAAGCCCACCGCCCTTTACGAAAACCACCCCCACCGCGCCCGCCACCGAAACACTCCTGGCGCGCGAAGAAACGAAGTCCTAA
- a CDS encoding TonB-dependent receptor plug domain-containing protein, which translates to MSCANIAQAQTTQAQQATSKKPVSKAPARRAALQSNAAPAEGGSEAIVVTGTREIGKKARDAIAPLDIVTHKQLATTGQGTLRDALGLLLPSLTTPTAGFDAGAMTDTISLRGLNPNETLILVDGKRRHTTANIYADPGPQQGSTASDIDMIPMSAIDHVEVLKDGAAAQYGSDAVAGVVNIILKKTAHGFHAQDITGITSQGDGFQQGVYLDGGASLGSRGFVHVSGDFVHQDHTYRSAADNRTGTYVNNVLSQPEQTRESVAINAGYDLTDDIQAYASATYGHRSSQSYQNYRLPSSLNDYPGYQALYPWGYSPLETLNENDYEVKAGLKGDFRGWHWDLSTVYGRDYDSIGLLNSANLQLNKDTGATPTKFDVMGFNNQQWTNDFDISRKFHINGWPHSINVAGGASYRYEGYSVGTGSYNSTYGSGSDALAGTNSGNAGNYNRDVVAGYIDISTYLMKGLQLDLAGREEHYTDVGDTQTGKVSLRYDITRRIALRGTISNGFHAPTLAQEHYSALNISPTAARGLIAANSPGALANGASALKPERSTNAEGGIIVEPVDNLHVTADVYQINMRDRIMPGGNISGGTARNALGTNGFTLPSGSESWNPSAISANWFSNVASTRTQGLDITINYLTRLGQYGRIDWDAAINLNRTRLSHQTTNPQTGAPLLNAQAVAYLTTAYPRSKIIFGGRWTHKQWTIGVHEIRWGQTTNQLTYYAPGPLQFSTTHFLDYHNNPKWTTNVDVSYRITPRWTATIGGNNIFARFPTAVPDGNRYLGAPQYYMSTSQLGINGGYYYFRVNYDL; encoded by the coding sequence ATGTCGTGCGCCAATATCGCCCAGGCTCAGACAACTCAGGCCCAGCAAGCCACGTCGAAAAAGCCTGTGTCGAAAGCTCCGGCTCGGCGCGCCGCGCTTCAATCCAATGCCGCGCCTGCCGAAGGTGGTAGCGAAGCGATCGTCGTGACCGGCACGCGTGAGATCGGCAAAAAGGCGCGAGACGCCATCGCGCCGCTGGATATCGTGACGCACAAGCAACTGGCCACGACCGGTCAGGGAACGTTGCGCGACGCCTTGGGCCTGCTGTTGCCCTCGCTCACCACGCCGACCGCCGGCTTCGATGCGGGTGCGATGACGGATACGATCAGCTTGCGTGGCCTCAACCCGAATGAAACGCTGATTTTGGTAGATGGCAAACGCCGCCACACGACGGCCAATATCTATGCCGATCCGGGGCCGCAGCAGGGCTCCACAGCGTCCGATATCGACATGATCCCGATGTCGGCCATCGACCATGTCGAGGTGCTGAAAGACGGCGCGGCGGCGCAGTACGGTTCGGACGCCGTCGCGGGCGTCGTGAACATCATCCTGAAGAAAACCGCGCACGGTTTCCACGCGCAGGACATCACCGGCATCACCTCGCAGGGCGACGGTTTCCAACAAGGCGTCTATCTCGATGGCGGTGCTTCGCTCGGCTCGCGCGGGTTCGTTCATGTCAGCGGCGATTTCGTCCATCAGGACCATACCTATCGCAGCGCGGCGGATAACCGCACCGGCACCTACGTTAATAACGTGCTGAGCCAGCCGGAACAGACGCGCGAAAGCGTCGCGATCAATGCCGGTTACGATCTGACGGACGATATTCAGGCTTATGCTTCCGCCACGTATGGCCACCGTTCCTCGCAATCCTATCAGAATTACCGCCTGCCATCTTCGCTTAACGACTATCCCGGCTATCAGGCTCTGTATCCGTGGGGCTACTCCCCGTTGGAGACGCTCAACGAGAACGATTACGAAGTCAAAGCCGGGCTGAAAGGCGACTTCCGCGGTTGGCATTGGGATCTGTCCACCGTGTATGGGCGTGATTACGATTCCATCGGTCTGCTGAACTCCGCCAATCTTCAACTCAATAAAGACACCGGCGCGACCCCCACGAAATTCGACGTGATGGGTTTCAACAACCAACAATGGACCAACGATTTCGATATCAGCCGCAAATTTCATATCAATGGTTGGCCGCATAGCATCAACGTCGCGGGTGGTGCGTCTTATCGTTACGAGGGTTACTCGGTCGGAACCGGTTCTTATAACAGCACCTACGGCAGCGGTTCGGACGCATTGGCCGGTACCAATAGCGGCAATGCCGGAAATTATAACCGCGATGTCGTCGCCGGATATATCGATATCTCGACTTATCTGATGAAGGGGCTGCAACTCGATCTGGCAGGGCGCGAGGAGCATTATACCGATGTCGGCGATACGCAGACCGGGAAAGTGTCCCTACGTTACGACATCACGCGCCGCATCGCCCTTCGCGGCACGATCAGTAACGGCTTCCATGCTCCGACCTTGGCGCAGGAACATTATAGCGCGCTCAATATCTCGCCCACCGCCGCGCGTGGTCTGATCGCCGCCAATTCTCCCGGCGCGTTGGCCAATGGCGCATCGGCTTTGAAGCCCGAGCGTTCGACGAATGCGGAAGGCGGGATCATCGTCGAACCCGTCGATAATCTGCATGTCACAGCGGATGTGTATCAGATCAACATGCGTGACCGTATCATGCCCGGCGGTAACATCAGCGGCGGCACGGCGCGCAACGCGCTGGGCACCAACGGCTTCACGCTTCCCTCCGGTTCGGAAAGCTGGAATCCGAGCGCCATTTCCGCCAACTGGTTCTCCAATGTCGCCAGCACCCGCACCCAGGGTTTGGACATCACCATCAACTATCTGACCCGTCTCGGCCAATATGGGCGGATCGATTGGGATGCGGCGATCAACCTCAACCGCACGCGCTTGTCGCATCAGACAACTAACCCGCAGACCGGCGCGCCATTGCTGAACGCCCAGGCGGTCGCTTATCTGACGACGGCCTATCCGCGCAGCAAAATCATCTTCGGCGGACGCTGGACGCATAAGCAATGGACAATCGGCGTTCACGAAATCCGCTGGGGCCAGACCACTAACCAGCTAACCTATTACGCGCCGGGGCCGCTGCAATTCTCCACGACGCACTTCCTAGATTACCATAACAACCCGAAATGGACGACCAATGTGGATGTGAGCTACCGCATCACGCCGCGCTGGACGGCAACCATCGGCGGCAACAACATCTTCGCCCGCTTCCCCACCGCCGTGCCGGACGGCAACCGTTATCTCGGTGCGCCGCAATATTACATGAGCACCTCACAACTCGGCATTAACGGCGGATATTACTACTTCCGCGTGAATTACGATTTGTAA
- the fucP gene encoding L-fucose:H+ symporter permease produces MNKEPIQQAPDGLYLNRTPWFAFILLCCIFSLWAAAASMNDVLIAHFKKAFILSDFQTAFVQSAFYLGYFFLAIPAALMVRRFSYKTTILIGLALYMVGCSLFFPAAYMAKYEMFLLALFVIAAGLSFLETSSNTYSTLLGPKDGSTQRLNISQTFHPFGAITGVFVGSFAMFKETPADSSVSPLQHQLAMIQDTLVPYKWMIVVLMVIFVLIACTRYPSCKGVKHHTDEFSGVGDTLRRLWKNPRFTFGVLTQFLYVGAQVGVWSFTIRLAMQMGHMNERYASWFLMSTFAAYFAGKMIANFMMRRMPPARVLTIYSLLCIATLLYVILAPNISAVYAAVAVSVFLGPCWPTIYGLTIQGLGKDTAIGGSILVMSISGGGLVPLIQGLISDFSGGNMQLAYIVPMLCFIVIVLFGLYCQKRPVQASVEFMPVPAAE; encoded by the coding sequence ATGAATAAAGAACCGATCCAACAAGCGCCGGACGGGCTGTATCTCAACAGAACGCCCTGGTTCGCCTTCATACTTCTTTGTTGTATCTTCTCGCTTTGGGCTGCAGCGGCCAGCATGAACGATGTGCTGATCGCGCATTTCAAAAAAGCCTTCATTCTGAGCGATTTTCAGACGGCCTTCGTGCAGTCGGCATTTTATCTCGGATATTTCTTCCTCGCCATTCCTGCGGCGCTGATGGTGCGGCGCTTCAGCTACAAGACTACGATCCTCATCGGTCTTGCGCTGTATATGGTCGGCTGCTCGCTGTTCTTCCCCGCGGCCTATATGGCGAAATACGAGATGTTTCTGCTGGCGTTGTTCGTCATCGCCGCCGGATTGTCTTTTCTGGAAACGTCGAGCAACACCTATTCCACCTTGCTCGGTCCGAAGGACGGCAGCACGCAGCGCCTGAATATCTCGCAGACTTTCCATCCTTTCGGCGCGATCACCGGCGTGTTCGTCGGCAGTTTCGCCATGTTCAAGGAAACGCCTGCCGATAGCAGTGTCTCTCCCTTACAGCATCAATTGGCCATGATTCAGGACACGTTGGTTCCCTATAAATGGATGATCGTGGTTCTGATGGTGATTTTCGTGCTGATCGCCTGCACGCGGTATCCGTCCTGTAAAGGCGTCAAACATCACACAGATGAATTCTCCGGCGTGGGCGACACATTGCGTCGGCTCTGGAAAAACCCGCGCTTCACCTTCGGCGTGTTGACGCAGTTTCTTTATGTCGGCGCGCAAGTGGGCGTATGGAGCTTCACCATTCGTCTGGCCATGCAGATGGGCCACATGAACGAGCGTTACGCATCCTGGTTCCTGATGAGCACTTTCGCCGCTTATTTCGCGGGGAAGATGATCGCGAATTTCATGATGCGCAGAATGCCTCCCGCAAGAGTGCTTACGATCTATAGCCTCCTGTGCATCGCAACTCTGCTCTATGTCATTCTCGCGCCGAATATCTCAGCAGTGTACGCGGCTGTGGCCGTCAGCGTGTTCCTCGGCCCCTGCTGGCCCACGATTTACGGGCTGACCATCCAGGGGTTGGGCAAAGACACCGCCATCGGTGGCTCCATTCTGGTGATGAGCATTTCCGGCGGTGGTCTGGTACCGTTGATCCAAGGGCTGATTTCCGATTTCTCCGGCGGAAACATGCAGCTTGCCTATATCGTGCCGATGCTCTGCTTCATCGTGATCGTTCTGTTCGGGCTTTATTGCCAGAAACGCCCGGTTCAGGCGAGCGTCGAATTCATGCCTGTCCCGGCGGCGGAGTAA
- the rbsK gene encoding ribokinase — protein sequence MSRIAVIGSNMVDLVSYVDRMPLEGETLEAPRFVIGCGGKGANQAIAAARTGADVLFITRVGDDIFSEQTIRNLQDSGIDTKYVKKSPGFSSGVAPIFVHPDSHNSILIIKGANRCLNAASIEEAADDIQKCALIVLQLEVELEAVYAAIDFGARHHIPVLLNPAPAIADLDENSIGKLDFLVPNETELSLISGMPVTSTETTRLAARALLAKGVKNVIATLGVQGALYVGQEGEWVVPGITVQAVDTTGAGDAFVGCFARFWSETRDIRAAMEKAVLYSACSVTACGTQTSYPDPLKFQEFQESLSKHPHPHAMSAA from the coding sequence ATGAGCCGTATCGCAGTTATCGGCAGCAACATGGTGGATTTAGTCAGTTACGTAGATCGCATGCCGCTGGAAGGAGAGACGCTGGAAGCGCCGCGCTTCGTCATCGGATGCGGTGGCAAGGGCGCGAACCAGGCGATCGCTGCCGCGCGCACCGGCGCGGATGTCTTGTTCATCACGCGGGTTGGCGACGATATTTTCTCGGAACAGACCATTCGAAACCTGCAGGATTCAGGCATCGACACGAAATACGTGAAAAAATCCCCCGGTTTTTCCAGCGGTGTCGCGCCGATTTTCGTGCATCCGGATTCCCATAACAGCATCCTGATCATCAAAGGAGCCAATCGTTGCCTCAACGCCGCAAGCATTGAGGAGGCGGCTGACGATATTCAAAAATGCGCCTTGATCGTTTTGCAGTTGGAAGTGGAATTGGAGGCGGTTTACGCGGCCATCGATTTCGGCGCGCGGCATCATATCCCCGTTCTGCTCAACCCGGCGCCCGCGATAGCCGATCTCGACGAAAATTCCATCGGTAAACTCGATTTTCTCGTCCCCAACGAGACGGAGCTTTCCCTGATCAGCGGCATGCCGGTGACATCCACCGAAACGACACGGCTGGCGGCACGCGCTTTGCTGGCCAAAGGCGTCAAGAACGTCATCGCCACCCTCGGCGTGCAAGGCGCGCTTTATGTCGGGCAAGAAGGCGAATGGGTGGTGCCCGGCATCACCGTGCAAGCGGTGGACACAACGGGCGCCGGCGATGCGTTCGTCGGGTGTTTTGCACGCTTCTGGAGCGAGACGCGCGATATACGCGCCGCAATGGAAAAAGCAGTGCTTTATTCGGCCTGCTCCGTCACCGCTTGCGGCACGCAGACCTCCTACCCTGACCCGCTGAAATTCCAGGAATTTCAGGAATCGCTTTCGAAGCATCCCCATCCGCACGCCATGTCGGCCGCGTAA
- a CDS encoding glycoside hydrolase family 15 protein, translating into MPYDIDEAPHQFTPIGPLDGFWPIEDYAALGDGRSVALVAPDGSTDWWCVPNLDSPALFDRLLNRPGGFFQIRPVGKFRVTRRYRKDSNVLESLIETEHGKARLTESLNSSLAGRLPWTEFARRIEGISGRITFIVRLRLGTRCGQVSPWIQSNPNGQVFHIGSVVALLRHSDNVRIVKERDQSVEAEVVIGEKTRATIALQAAEDEPLGVPPIEEIDARIETSDHAWQEWAAGLHYDGPYRERVRRSALALKLLLSSSSGAIAAAATTSLPENPEGRKNWDYRFAWVRDAAYVANSFLRLGTIPEVKAALAWLVHHLGAHGPLVMYSLAGEPVSAESQMEEVEGYRGSLPVISGNRATEQHQHGIYGDIFETAALFVAHGNILDLKSARLLSGLADQCADRWRQKDSGIWELTERQHYTMSKISCWQALSRACQMAERGYLPKDCLPRWQRERDRITEWVGENCWSEERQAYTFYAGSHDLDASIALAAPFGFDGKDRLISTLHAIRRELGRGPFLYRYSGMEKEEGAFLACSCWMVEALALVGLRDEATNLFDEFLSALPDNTGIMAEMIEP; encoded by the coding sequence ATGCCGTACGATATTGACGAGGCGCCCCATCAGTTCACGCCCATCGGCCCTCTGGATGGTTTTTGGCCGATCGAAGATTATGCGGCTTTGGGCGATGGCCGTTCCGTAGCGCTCGTAGCGCCGGACGGCAGCACGGATTGGTGGTGCGTTCCCAATCTCGATTCTCCAGCTCTGTTCGACCGTCTGTTGAATCGGCCCGGCGGTTTTTTCCAGATCCGTCCGGTCGGGAAATTCCGCGTCACACGCCGCTATCGTAAAGACAGCAATGTTCTGGAAAGCCTCATCGAGACCGAACACGGTAAGGCTCGGTTGACCGAATCCTTGAACAGCAGCTTGGCGGGCCGACTGCCATGGACGGAATTCGCCCGCCGGATCGAAGGTATTTCCGGGCGCATCACCTTTATCGTCCGCTTGCGTTTGGGAACACGCTGCGGGCAGGTTTCGCCCTGGATTCAGTCCAACCCGAATGGGCAGGTCTTTCACATCGGCTCGGTGGTCGCATTGTTGCGTCATAGCGACAATGTGCGGATCGTAAAGGAAAGGGACCAATCCGTTGAGGCGGAAGTCGTCATCGGAGAGAAAACGCGCGCCACCATTGCCTTGCAGGCCGCCGAGGACGAGCCGCTCGGCGTGCCGCCGATCGAGGAGATCGACGCGCGGATCGAAACCAGCGATCACGCCTGGCAGGAATGGGCAGCTGGCCTACATTATGACGGCCCTTATCGTGAGCGTGTGCGGCGTAGCGCCTTGGCGCTGAAATTGCTGCTTTCTTCCTCAAGCGGCGCCATCGCGGCGGCTGCGACGACGTCATTGCCCGAGAACCCGGAGGGCAGAAAAAATTGGGATTACCGTTTCGCCTGGGTGCGAGACGCCGCTTATGTCGCCAATTCGTTTCTCCGCCTTGGGACCATCCCGGAAGTGAAAGCCGCCTTGGCTTGGCTGGTGCATCATCTCGGGGCGCACGGCCCCTTGGTGATGTATTCCCTGGCCGGGGAGCCCGTTTCGGCCGAGAGCCAGATGGAGGAAGTCGAAGGGTATCGCGGCTCATTGCCCGTCATTTCGGGAAATCGCGCCACGGAACAGCATCAACATGGTATCTATGGCGATATTTTCGAAACCGCAGCCCTTTTCGTTGCGCACGGCAATATCCTCGATTTGAAAAGCGCGCGCTTGCTGAGCGGTTTGGCCGATCAATGTGCGGACCGTTGGCGACAAAAAGACTCGGGTATCTGGGAACTGACGGAACGCCAACATTACACCATGTCCAAAATCAGTTGTTGGCAGGCGTTAAGCCGGGCGTGTCAAATGGCGGAGCGTGGCTATCTTCCCAAGGATTGCCTGCCGCGCTGGCAACGTGAGCGTGACCGGATTACGGAATGGGTTGGGGAGAATTGCTGGTCCGAGGAGCGGCAAGCTTATACGTTCTACGCGGGCAGTCACGATCTTGACGCCTCGATCGCCCTCGCGGCGCCTTTCGGCTTCGATGGAAAAGACCGTCTGATTTCCACACTCCACGCCATTCGTCGTGAACTTGGGCGCGGGCCTTTCCTCTACCGTTATTCGGGAATGGAAAAGGAGGAGGGCGCGTTTCTCGCCTGTTCCTGCTGGATGGTCGAGGCTCTGGCCCTTGTGGGCCTGCGCGACGAAGCCACCAACCTGTTCGATGAATTTCTCTCGGCCTTGCCGGACAATACCGGCATCATGGCGGAGATGATCGAACCCTGA